A genome region from Mastacembelus armatus chromosome 8, fMasArm1.2, whole genome shotgun sequence includes the following:
- the med9 gene encoding mediator of RNA polymerase II transcription subunit 9, with protein MAVAQTKLEKESGDWSLLPLVHDIIKCMDKDSQDIHQELPKLKAKIQEAREQIANMPGIDSSPLEQQQQLATLREQVRTKNQLLQKYKGLCMFDVPKAS; from the exons ATGGCGGTGGCACAAACGAAGCTGGAGAAAGAGAGCGGGGATTGGTCTTTGCTGCCTTTAGTTCATGATATTATCAAATG CATGGACAAGGACAGCCAGGACATCCATCAAGAACTGCCCAAACTGAAGGCAAAGATCCAGGAGGCGCGGGAGCAGATCGCTAACATGCCCGGGATAGACAGCAGTCcactggagcagcagcagcagctggcaaCGCTACGGGAGCAGGTCCGCACCAAGAACCAGCTGCTACAGAAATACAAAGGTCTGTGCATGTTTGATGTGCCCAAAGCGTCGTGA
- the LOC113141304 gene encoding dexamethasone-induced Ras-related protein 1-like, with translation MIKKMSPSENQFDIPAKNCHRMVVLGSTKVGKTAIISRFLNERFDDQYTPTIEDFHRKFYSIRGDVYQLDILDTSGNHPFPAMRRLSILTGDVFILVFSLDNRDSFQEVQRLKHQIYETKSCLRNKTKENVDVPLVICGNKCDRDFYREVQEDEIEQLVGGDEHCAYFEISAKKNTNVDQMFQTLFTMAKLPNEMSPDRHFKVSLQYCEVLHRKSFRNKKCKDGNAYGIVAPFARRPSVHSDLMYIKEKTVGGSQAKEKGCIIC, from the exons ATGATTAAGAAAATGTCACCATCCGAGAATCAGTTCGATATACCAGCCAAGAATTGCCACAGGATGGTGGTTCTGGGCTCCACTAAAGTTGggaagacagccatcatctctCGATTTCTGAACGAGAGGTTTGACGACCAGTACACGCCGACTATTGAGGACTTTCATAGGAAATTCTACAGTATCAGGGGAGACGTTTACCAGCTGGACATTTTGGACACATCTGGAAATCATCCTTTCCCTGCCATGAGGAGGCTTTCAATTCTTACTG GTGATGTGTTCATCTTGGTATTCAGCCTGGATAACAGAGACTCCTTCCAGGAGGTGCAGCGCCTAAAGCACCAGATTTATGAGACCAAGTCTTGTTTGcgaaacaaaaccaaagagaACGTGGACGTCCCGCTGGTCATCTGCGGCAACAAGTGCGACAGGGACTTTTATCGTGAGGTGCAGGAGGACGAGATCGAGCAGCTGGTTGGTGGAGACGAGCACTGCGCTTACTTTGAAATCTCAGCAAAGAAGAACACTAACGTAGACCAGATGTTTCAGACTCTCTTTACTATGGCCAAGTTACCCAACGAAATGAGTCCCGACCGTCACTTCAAAGTTTCCCTGCAATACTGCGAGGTTCTCCACAGAAAGTCCTTCAGGAACAAGAAGTGCAAGGATGGGAACGCATATGGGATTGTGGCGCCGTTTGCACGCAGACCCAGCGTGCACAGTGACTTGATGTACATAAAAGAGAAAACCGTAGGGGGAAGCCAGGCCAAAGAGAAAGGATGCATCATATGCTGA